A window from Gallus gallus isolate bGalGal1 chromosome 7, bGalGal1.mat.broiler.GRCg7b, whole genome shotgun sequence encodes these proteins:
- the STK11IP gene encoding serine/threonine-protein kinase 11-interacting protein: protein MAAAAEAAAEPLVSGLARLLQDTGDLVLDGSSTLTLLTPTLQHLTRVFEQHLGSRNQHRGFVALPSHPAETTAILQAQFLFDMLQKTHSLKLIHVPNCALQSTVKIFPFKSLRHLELRSVPPHCLRGLRFVYSQLESLTCSKCVSTLEEIISACGGDLSCALPWLELQTVNFSYNSITALDDSLQLLNALRVLDLSHNKVQDCEHYLTTLSELEYLNLAYNFLSKVPNLGIFSQSKLLTLILRNNELDSINGVEQLVNLQHLDVAYNLLLEHAQLAPLSTLHYLNKLHLEGNPLWFHQNHRSATLVHVSPRAASSNFLLDGEPLSSSDLMHLPKLVPSVSQSIHTSTSEKTILDRNALDSSCAADFSDSQSPAENVAVRLPRKKGKGKVKVRRASISEPSDTEHESQALPFSAGLVLQHQKEMERMDSFRDRFGVDWLQYKRLEEHDQVPVICRSRSADETTGRPAEVDLQSESFDPKQVKPQLSPKESSPAFHNAGAEEEPEVQPGEPPGGEQREEEADELMLGEEEDEKPEVDLCQPVLVSQIEGEGDPESDWIFLRVTARHVIEVELKAARVLHKLELKCLQKIETSEMTWKRMDLERVFPVLTLHFTYIRKDRQKRKYVVLDDCPEQCLQCVLEVLSPVVEENWRNQDQEKESLRLQCLKCKHEFLQSLAPWQQGPYPAETGDTKNLETLVALNQDASAAGEPIACPSCSSDHVVILPSEVSSSTPVPPSHDGTSEDLSDSALEGGSQQEGPEEVPALPRESGKFYIGGEDSLEMDTSNSTRTPELSGEHDSTIQSSSHSTDGGYGKKEQGMKSQYLSLSHRDTNGGSLMGSNRYSASRGPTSSQLSMTSDSEETWNLSPSANSALNKRDFRSVDHRLKLYLDMEVFEENDEEFQCFLKVTMVKFGRQGEFLSILVASNLRIYVLEVTGVIRGQPADWLKKDDSHYLSDISHLEVGLCHQSLRMEFENPKASYNLLIRSQSCCDQFLQTLTYLMQELPSKHRSKVKEIPAVEMNPQHWLWPLLDSKNTDSAAAGGTCFFYLLAYLIQGASASPVTLLSTRSMLFLLEENHQWQVQPPLDADHGAEMPSRSNIQLKEKQPITSISSVITYRLCPCDIKLMLYDEVLKVESTWHIRTECPELLVELVEWIRRPWEEMFSIELRRAVYEGLE from the exons CTCATTCATGTTCCAAACTGTGCTCTACAATCTACTGTGAAGATATTCCCTTTCAAGTCCCTCCGGCATCTGGAA TTGAGGTCTGTCCCTCCGCATTGCCTCCGGGGTCTGCGATTTGTCTATTCTCAGCTGGAATCTTTAACCTGCTCCAAATGCGTCAGTACACTGGAG GAAATCATTTCAGCATGTGGTGGAGATCTGAGCTGTGCTCTCCCCTGGTTGGAACTGCAGACGGTCAACTTCAGCTATAACTCCATCACTGCCTTGGATGACTCACTG CAATTACTGAATGCACTTAGAGTCTTGGATTTGAGTCACAACAAGGTCCAAGATTGTGAGCACTATTTAACG ACCCTTTCAGAACTTGAGTACCTCAATCTGGCTTATAACTTCCTGTCCAAAGTGCCAAACCTTGGCATCTTCAGCCAATCCAAGCTGCTGACTCTGATCTTGCGCAACAACGAACTTGACAGCATTAATG GGGTTGAACAGCTGGTGAATCTTCAGCACCTGGATGTGGCCTATAACCTGCTGCTGGAACATGCCCAGTTGGCACCACTGTCCACTCTACACTATTTAAATAAA CTGCATCTAGAGGGAAACCCATTATGGTTCCATCAAAACCACCGATCTGCAACCCTTGTACACGTatctcccagggcagcctcctCCAAT TTCCTCTTGGATGGAGAGCCACTTTCTTCCTCGGACCTAATG CACCTTCCAAAATTAGTGCCAAGTGTGTCACAGTCCATCCACACTTCTACCTCAGAGAAGACCATACTGGACCGTAATGCATTGGACAGttcctgtgctgcagacttCAGTGACAGCCAGTCCCCAGCTGAGAATGTGGCTGTGAGGCTCCCTCGAAAGAAAGGCAAG GGAAAAGTCAAAGTGCGAAGAGCAAGCATTTCAGAGCCCAGTGACACAGAACATGAATCACAGGCTTTACCTTTCTCTGCTG GTCTGGTTCTACAGCATCAGAAGGAGATGGAGCGCATGGACAGCTTCAGAGATCGCTTTGGTGTTGACTGGCTGCAGTACAAGAGACTGGAGGAGCATGACCAAGTACCTGTCATCTGCCGTAGCCGTTCCGCTGATGAGACCACAGGCAGGCCTGCAGAAGTGGATTTGCAGAGTGAGAGCTTTGACCCAAAACAAGTAAAACCCCAATTATCCCCAAAAGAATCCTCTCCTGCTTTCCACAATGCTGGGGCAGAAGAAGAACCTGAAGTACAGCCAGGTGAGCCTCCGGGAGGagaacagagagaagaggaggcagaTGAGCTAATGttgggagaggaagaagatgagAAGCCAGAAG TGGACCTTTGCCAGCCAGTGCTTGTGAGCCAAATAGAAGGTGAAGGAGACCCAGAGTCAGACTGGATCTTCCTGCGGGTCACAGCTAGGCATGTGATTGAGGTGGAACTGAAAGCTGCCAGAGTCCTCCACAAGCTGGAGTTGAAATGCTTGCAGAAGATAGAGACCTCTGAGATGACCTGGAAGAGGATG GATCTGGAGCGAGTTTTCCCTGTCCTTACATTGCACTTCACCTACATTCGCAAGGACCGGCAGAAGCGCAAATATGTGGTGCTGGATGACTGTCCGGAGCAGTGTCTGCAG TGTGTGCTTGAAGTGTTGTCCCCAGTTGTGGAAGAGAATTGGCGAAATCAGGACCAGGAGAAGGAATCCCTGAGGCTCCAGTGTCTGAAATGCAAACATGAGTTTTTGCAGTCCCTGGCTCCCTGGCAGCAAGGTCCTTATCCTGCAGAGACTGGAGACACCAAAAATTTGGAGACACTAGTTGCCTTAAATCAAG ATGCTTCAGCAGCTGGTGAACCCATAGCCTGTCCCAGTTGTTCCAGTGACCACGTGGTAATCCTGCCTTCAGAAGTAAGCTCCAGCACGCCTGTGCCACCCAGCCACGATGGCACAAGTGAGGACCTGTCAGACTCTGCCCTGGAgggaggcagccagcaggagggcCCAGAGGAAGTGCCTGCTCTGCCCAGGGAGAGTGGGAAGTTCTACATCGGTGGGGAAGACAGCTTGGAGATGGATACCAGCAACAGCACCAGGACCCCAGAGCTGAGTGGCGAGCATGACAGCACTATCCAGTCCAGCTCCCACAGTACAGATGGAGGCTATGGGAAGAAGGAGCAGGGCATGAAGAGCCAGTACTTGTCCCTCAGCCACAGAGACACCAATGGGGGCAGCTTGATGGGGAGTAACCGTTACAGTGCTTCTCGTGGACCCACTTCTTCACAGCTCTCTATGACCTCTGACTCAGAGGAAACATGGAACCTCAGTCCCT CTGCAAACAGCGCGCTGAACAAAAGGGACTTCCGTTCTGTGGATCATCGCCTGAAGCTGTACCTGGATATGGAGGTCTTTGAGGAGAATGATGAGGAGTTCCAGTGCTTCCTCAAg GTAACCATGGTGAAGTTTGGCCGACAAGGAGAGTTCCTCTCAATTCTGGTTGCCTCTAACCTCAGGATCTATGTGCTGGAAGTTACTGGGGTTATCAG GGGACAACCTGCAGACTGGCTGAAGAAGGATGACTCTCACTACCTGTCTGATATTTCCCATCTGGAAGTGGGACTTTGCCACCAGAGCTTGCGAATGGAGTTTGAGAACCCAAAAGCCTCCTACAATCTGCTGATCCGGAGCCAAAGTTGCTGTGACCAGTTCCTGCAGACCCTGACAT ATCTCATGCAAGAGCTGCCTTCCAAGCACAGGAGTAAGGTGAAGGAAATCCCCGCTGTGGAAATGAATCCTCAACATTGGCTCTG GCCTCTGCTGGACTCCaagaacactgattctgcagctgcaggtggcACTTGTTTCTTCTACCTGCTGGCCTACCTGATTCAAG GGGCATCTGCTTCCCCTGTGACCCTGCTGAGCACACGAAGCATGCTGtttctgctggaagaaaatCACCAGTGGCAGGTGCAACCCCCCTTGGATGCAGACCATGGGGCAGAGATGCCTTCCAGGAGCAACATCCAGTTGAAGGAGAAGCAGCCGATCACCAGTATTAGCAGTGTCATAACCTATCGCCTCTGTCCTTGCGACATCAAGTTGATGCTTTATGATGAG GTGCTGAAGGTGGAGAGCACTTGGCACATCCGCACAGAGTGCCCCGAGCTCCTGGTAGAGCTGGTGGAGTGGATCCGCAGGCCCTGGGAGGAGATGTTCTCTATTGAGCTACGGAGAGCTGTGTATGAGGGACTGGAGTGA